CTGGTTTGTTATACGTCGGTAAATTAAATTTTTTAGCTAATTTTCTAACACTGCTTTTTTGTAAATCACCTAAGGGAAAAATTGTTTTAGCCAACTGCTCTTGTTTAAGGGTATATAAAAAATATGTCTGATCCTTACTGTTATCCCTACCTTTAAGTAGACTATAATCTTCATTCTTTTTAACCACCCTGGCATAGTGTCCCGTAGCTACATAATCTGCACCAAACTCTTTGGCTTTAGACAAAAAAACCTTAAACTTAATCTCTTGGTTACACATAATATCCGGGTTCGGTGTCCGCCCGGCTTTATATTCTCTAAAAAAATAATCTATAACCCCCTGCCTGTATTCTTCTTCAAAATTCCAAACATAAAAACGAAGGTCTAAAATTTGAGCCACTCGCCTGGCATCCGCTAAATCTTCAGACCAAGCGCAAACAAAATCACCAACATCTTGGCTCCAATTTTTCATAAAGACGCCAATCACTTCATAACCTTGTTCAACAAGTAAAGCGGCCGTGACAGACGAATCCACCCCACCGGATAAACCAACCACCACCCGAGGTTTTTTAGCTTTAATTGTTATTTTTTCTATTCTTTTCATATATCCGCTAAATTACCATACTTTTTGTTTAATTTCAATTGTTTTAGATAAAAATTAAATAAGGTTAAATAAAAGACTTAAATTGCCATAATAGTAAAAGCATGTTAAAATGGCAATATCTTTAAATTAGACAATCTCTTATTACAATTAAACTAAATATATGTCACACACTCTTCCCTCTTTGCCTTATAGTTACGACGCCCTAGAACCCTATATTGACGCTCGTACCATGGAAATCCACCATACTAAGCATCATCAAGCCTACGTAGATAAATTAAACGCTGCCTTAGCCTCTTATCCTGATCTCGCGGATGACCCAACAGAAAAACTAATTGCCGATCTTGAAGCTATCCCAGAAGATATTCGCCAAGCCGTGCGTAATCACGGCGGCGGACATGTTAATCATAGTTTTTTCTGGCAACTGTTAAAGAAAAACGAAAATGGAGAACCTCTGGAAAAACTAGGACAAGCTATTAATGAAACCTTTGGCTCTTTTGATAATTTTAAAAAAGAGTTTACCAATACCGCCCTCGCCTGTTTTGGTAGTGGTTGGGCTTGGCTTAGCCTGGATCAAGAGAATAAATTAATAATTCATTCAACCCCTAACCAAGACAGTCCTTTAATGATAAAGATGAAACCAATTATCGGTCTTGATGTCTGGGAACACGCCTATTACCTTAACTACCAAAACAAGAGACCAGACTACATAGCCGCTTTTTGGAATATTATAAACTGGGAAAAAGCAGAAAGGAATTTTGAAGTCGCCAATAGCTAAAAAAACCAAAATACCTTAAAAATAAGGAAAAAAGCAAGACCTCTTGCTTTTTTTATTAAACTATGCTATAATAATAGATTAACAATTTTATAATAAAAATAAAAAATAGGAGATATAAAAATTGAGCACACAAATTAAAAAAGCTTTGATTAGAAAAAATCAAACTCAGACAGAAAAAGCAGAAAAATGCTACCTTATATACTTTCTGGATGAGGATGATAATGATTACAGATATTTCAAGGGTCAGGTTTGGGCATTAAATCCCCTTAAAGCTCTGTTAAAATATTTAGAGAATCAATACCTTTTGATTCATAGAAGTAACCTGGAATATGTCAGGGCTGAAACCAAGGACAAGAAAGTCTATCTTGCTCTAGAAAAAAAGGAGGACAAAAAGGGCAAGATAGAAAAAAAATCTACTACCCTTAAAAAGAAGGGTGGAGATAAATCTCCTATTTCCTCTATTTCTATTGAAGAAGAAAAAAGAGAGATGTTAAAAATGGTAGGTACAGGGCTGGATATATGGCGCTGTTGCCCGCAGTGTGGATATAAAGACCCAGCGTATGGATCAGGAGTAAAATGTCCTAACTGTGATTATCAGGAGGGAAGAAACGATGACTAAACATAAAAGCTGGGGAAGGGTGCACAAAGTTGTGAAAAAACCACCCAAAAAAACGAAGATTGAAGATGACAGGATAAAAGATAGTATTGAATTCTCTTTATCCTGTCCTTCTTGCGGGTTTTTTGACCCCCAAGGAAGACCAACTTGTCCGAACTGTGGTGAAGAACCGGATGAAGTGGACATCTTCAAGAATCTCAGAAACCTTTAAAGAAGTATGCATATTAATATCGCGTACTTCTTTTTCATTTTAGGCATCCAATACCAAAAACTCTTAAATTAAGCTGTTAATAACTCTCTTGCCACAAATTACCTTATGTGCTATGCTTTATTTGTTTGTAAGTGTTTTCATCTTAGTTGGGTGGTTAAATTCCGCGGAGCCGTAAAGGGTCTGGGCAATTAAGTGCGAAAATAAGTCGACTTGCAATTTTATCATTCTAAGTCTAACCTTTTATGGCAAAAAAGCTATATGTGGCCGGTATCTCTTACGATACTAATGATGACAGTCTGCGTAATCACTTTGCCCAAGCTGGCAGTGTGACTTCCGCTAACGTCATTACCGATCGTATGACCGGTCGTTCTAGGGGGTTTGGTTTTGTGGAGATGTCTTCAGACGATGAAGCAACTAACGCTATTTCTATGCTTAACGGCAAAGAATTAGACGGACGTTCTTTGACTGTTTCTGAAGCTCGCCCAATGGCCGATCGTCCCGCTCGCCCCAGCAATGGTGGTGGAGGACGCTGGTAATACCGGTGAACTAAAAAACACCCCGTAAAGGGGTGTTTTTTTATTACCAATAACTTACACCTAAAAAATAATGGTTAATTCTCAGAAAATTATAATCCTTGACTCTTGTTTTTCTTAGCTCGACGAATTAACTCATCACGAAGTTTCTCGGCATCCGCTTGAGATAAACCAGGTAACCTTCCCTCGGCAGTTCCTCCTGATAATAGGCTACGTCCACTTAAAGCACCAGCGCTCATTCCAGCTGTTTGAATATTTAAGTCAGATAATCCCAGAATACGCGCCAAAATTCCCCGATAGATATCAACATTCTGAATACGGTCATAAGGAATAGTCACATACTTTTTGTAAATGACACCAAGCTCCTTGCGAAAACCGTCATTAGTTAACTCATAACGATAGAAATTATAGCTAAGTCTTGCCCACATAAAAGATATAACAAGAAGTATAAGAAATACTAAAATTGCTACCCATAAATAACTTAAAACAATGGGGTAAAAACTACCGCCATCATCAGTGGATTTAATAATTTCCGAATTTTCCGATAAGATAGCTCCAAAAACACCCAAGCCCATCCCTATAAATACAACCGGAATAAGTAATATCCCAGAAAGAGAATTAAAGAAAAATAACCAAACGGATTTTGGATCAAGTTGTTTCATATACTATATATTAACGCACATAATTAAAGATACTTTAATTTTATCCCCTCTTCTACTAAAAAGTCAATAAAGCTCTACCTCACCGCCCCAGAATAAGCAATCGCTCGCAAGGTATCCCAGTAGGAGGCTCTGTCCGGGGTATTCTTAAAGATTGAACGATAAATGGAGAGAGCTGCTAATTCTGAGTTGGTGTTTCTCGGCACCGGACGCATACCATACGCCATGATGGTTACGGCGGCATTATCTTTAGGATTGTTCATATCCGGATTTCTTTTATATACTAGGTTAAAACCCGTAACCGCTCTTTGTTCAGCTACTAAGTTTCTGGTAGCGGGCCAACGACCATTGGCTAATTTCATAATATCTTCCCAGTCACTAACCTTATCAGGCAATCTACCATGTGCCGCGAAGAAACTATTAACCACTCCCCCTCTTTCTCCGGCACCTAAGGCTTTAGTTGAACCCGTACCATAGGTAATAAACAACAAGATAGTTTCTCTTAATTCATTAGATGTTCCTTCTGGTACTACTTTATCTCTAATGGAAGCCATGCTTTGTTCCAACTCAAGCGAACGAGTCATACCAACTGCCGCCGCTATTTCCTCGGCCGACCGTCCAGTTATCCCAGCTTCACAAGAAAATTGTTCAAGGGTATTACCGGTACCGCAAGAATCTAACTGTGATTGCATGGGTTGCTCAGGTTCTTGTGGTTCTATCGTGCATGACTGGGTCATGGCAGCGGTCTGTGCATTAGTAAGGGTACAATTAGCTGGTAGTTGTGAAATCACTTGACGTGTCTGTGTACCAGTAGTACTACATGTCCCCCACGCACCGTATGATACTGAAGTGCAATTAGTAACTGTTGGAGGATTTTCTCCACCAGAAGGGGGTGGCGGTGGTGGGATATTAATCGTATAAGCAAAAGACGCAATAGCAGTAGCATTATCCTGTGCATCACAAGCTATGGCCCTAATTGTTTGGCTTGAGCCTACGCTAATCGCGGAACTATAGGTAGAGCCGCTGTTAACACAAGCCGGATTACTGCCATTGGTGGTGTAACGAATCTTAGGGGCTTGCGCAGAAGTTAGGGTAACAGATTGAGCACTGGTATAAGTACCTGCTACAGGCGAGGCTGTTGGTTGATTTAAGACAAACCAACTATGTTCAAGACCGTCATGCCAACCATCTCCATCTCTACTCATAACCCTAATAGAGTAATTATTACCGGCAGTGCCATTAAGAACAATCGGCTCATTTAAGGCTGTTACTGAGCTTAACACTCCCAAAGGATTTAAATAAACATATTGAGTCCCCTCGTTGTCTTGTACTGTAAATGAAGTTTGGGTTAGAGCAGTAATAGCTGAAGCGTTTAAAAGGGTTGGGGCAGGCAGAGCCGGTTCGTTACCATCAGTGGTAATAGCGGGAACAACCACTGGATCACTTTGTCCACTAAAAGAATTTTCGGCAATTACCGATATGTTATTAACAGAATCTTCTTGTAGGGAAGTAATAATAAAGAAATCTGTTTCTTCACCACCCAAAAGATGCCTACCAACCTCAGTTTCTCCGCGATAGGCTTTAACTAAAGAGCCAGCTGGTGCTGTCCCGATAATCGGGTAATAAGAGGCATTAACCGTTACCGGAGCAGCCGGTGAGGTTATTACTGGGTTATTAACTTCAAGCATGCCCAAAGAAGTAAAAGCATTAAGACGTTTGCCGGAAACCGTTTTCCCGGACAAAGCTGCCAGATCATCCCCGCCGTCCATTAATAATTCTTTAATAGAGTCAATGGAAGCTGTTGGAGCCTTAGCCCAAAGTAAAGCCGCTGCTCCAGCTACATGGGGTGCTGCCATGGAGGTGCCATTTAAAAAGCCATATGTTTCCCCAGCACCATCGGTAAATTTTTTAATAGAAAGATCATCAACTATACAACCTTCGTAATTATTATCACTACCATCGGTCGTCCAACGAAAACGCAGAGTAAAGTTAGCGGTCAAATACTGCTCAGCTATCCCAATTTCCAACCAACGAATTGGCGAAGGTCCAGCCGGATTTTCATCATCATCTAAAGTATATTCATCCCATCTAGCAATTTCAGTAAAAGAACTACCGTTACTACTAAAATAAAGACTCATATAATCAAACCAATCTTCATCATCATATTGAGTATCGCATTGGGCTCTAAACTCCACTACCGCTCCCAAAATATCCGCACCAGATAAATCAATAACCGGCAAGGTTAAATTATTACTAACATTACCAGTATAAGGATTACGGTTAATATCTCCGTACAAAGCCCTACCCCAAGACCCTCCAGGTTGTTGAGTACCCCAGGTTAAAGGATTGGTTTCGGCTACCCAGCCGGCCGGTAACGTCGGAACAGTAATACCCTCAAAGCTCTGATTCAAAATAACTGTCTCTCCCAAGGTACTATAAATATTTACTCCCGGAGCCCCAAGGTCAACACCAACGGATCCAAAGTCCGAAAAGGAGGCCAAAGCGTCATTTTGATCAGTGGCAGCCACACAAATAATATTATCCAAGTTATAACTACAAGGATAAAGAGGAGAGCTATTATGATTAAGTCCCCTATTGCCGGCGGCCGCTACAAATAAACCGTCAAAAGACTCAATGGCGGCTCTTAATGTAAGATCATTAGCTGTCCCTCCCCAGCTGGCATTAATAACCTGGGCACCATTATGTTCAGCAAAACTAATAGCTTTAACAATTTCACTTGTAAATAAAGCTGTTTTAAGAGCCATAATCTTAGCCTGCGGTGCCACTCCGACAATTCCGGTATTATTATTCTTCACCGCCGCAATCGTACCAGCAATATGGGTTCCATGGCTGGAAGAAGTTGGAGCCGGGTCTTTATCATTATCTTCAAAATCATAACCATGGATACAATCACCCAAAGCAGCGCCGGTATCACTTAAACAAGTCGTACCATCCCACATGGAGCCGATAAGGTCAGGATGCTGATGGGCTACACCAGTATCAATAACAGCAACAATAATATCCTCACCACCAGATAATTCCCAAGCGTTAAGAATATCAATATCCGCACCAGCCGTACCAGTTATACCATTAACACTTTGTCCGATATTACGAAGTCCCCAGAGTCGGTTAAACTCAGTATCATTAGGTGGATCTTCGGCAAAAATATCGTAACGATAGTTGGGTTGAACATAATCAACAGCCGGATCGGCAGATAATTCACTAATTAAATCATTCAGGCTTTTATTATCTTGGATTCGGTAAACGACAAAATTTCTCTCAGAATGACTATCTAAAAGAGTTAAAGAATTAGCAGAAGCAAAGCTCATGGCTTGCGAGTGAGCAAAGGGTTTTTTAAGATCAAGTTTAGCTGGCTTAAAAACCACAATTACTTCATCTAAAACAGCGGACTTGGAAGGAGATGGTAAAGAAGAGTTTGAAGAATAATGATATTCTTTAGACTTAACAAGTTGCTTAGACAACCAAGAATTTTCTTCTTTATACTCAACTTTATTCTCAACCAACTTATCTATTAAAGAAGCTTTAAAAACATTCCCATTAACCCCCTCGGCTGAACCAAAGAAGGCGGGTAATTGCAATAGGCCAAATAAGGCCAGCATAAAAAGATTTCTGTATAACATACCTAAATTAAAGTTATTTATTATGGTTATTATTATAGCATAATTAGCTCTTACTGGGCTAGAGATTAATAAACAAGCTAAAGTTATAGATAATATTATTTTGATTTATAGTACAAAATTTAATTAATATGAGTTATAAATTTGTAAAATTTCTTCAGAAGAAAGAGCTCTATTATAGATACGGGCATCATCAACCAAGCCATTTAAAAACCTAGTGGTTCCTCCAACCGCCGCCGAACTACTGGCAATAAACAAAGGGGCTGCAGAATAGAAAGGACTTAAACCAATAGTTGTTCTACTATTTCTTAAAATTCCATCAGAATAGAGCCTTAATCCATCCGATTTTTCTGATTCATAAACAAAAACCAAATGCGTCCATTCATTAAGAGTATTTTGAGCATTGTAATAAGATGCTTGATACTGTCCGTCTGAACCGTTTCTTATACCAGCTCTAAAATTTAAAGATGAAAAATCATAATCCAATCCATATTTATTGGGCTTAGCAAATAGACCAATAACATTACCATCAGGAGGATTGGCTATTTTCTTAACCCAAATAGCCATGGTAAAATTACTGGTATTACTAAAATTAAACTGCTCTGTATTACCAAGATTTAGGTGTTGATTAATCCCATTAAATTGTAAACAACTTCCCCTCTTACAATCTGAAGTTACCCAAAGAGGGTTATTAATTAAATTTGCATTATTTCCATTACCAGATAAATCATAAGAAACAGAACCAGCTCCCTCCTCAAATCTCCACCAACCTATTAAACCACTTAGAGTACCTATTGATCTAATAGGCCCGCCTGCTTCAACAATAATTCCTCCGGCCGGTAAATTTAAGGTATTTGAACCAAGACAAGAGATTAAACTGTAGTAATTTAAATTATTAGAAGTATATCTGTATTCTTCATTCGGACAATTACCGTCTGTATGGGGAATAGGATTACTTGGCACTGAGCTCATATAAACTATGTCATTAGCTTCTATTGGCTCTCCGGGGGTTATAGATGAAGGATATGAATTATTATCAACATAATAAAACTCCAAGGCATTAGCTATTGATCTTAAATCATTTAGCCTTTTAGCGTCTCTGGCGATAGCTCTTGAGTTATTTAAAGAAACAACTGCCAAGGTAACCAAAATACCTATAATAGCTATAACCACTAGGAGCTCTATGAGGGTAAAGGCTTGAGAATTTCGCTTTAAAGTATTGTTTTTTAGTAATTTGTACATATACTAAACATAATAGCCTATCTTTAAACTTACTATTTTACTGTCCTTTTAATACTTTTATTATATCATAAAAACTACTCTTTGTTATAAAGCCGAGCTAAAACAATAGTTAGGGCTTGAGCAACGTTTAGAGATTCAAGTTCTTTTTCGTGTTTAATCATTAAAGAAGGCGCTTTGGTCTTAAGCTTTATCCCCTCGCCTTCGGAGCCGGCAATAAGCAAAGTTTCTTGGGAAAATTTTTTAAGTAAACGATCGTTAAAAAATTCAGCCTTTGGCTTGGCTTCCAATCTATACGTCAAACGATTTATTTTTTTAATTGTTTCTTCAGCCTCTTCTCTTTTAATCTCTAACCAAGGTACGGCAAAAAAAGCACCGGCCGATGAACGAATTACTTTAGGGGAAGAAGGATCGGCTGACTCTATTAAAACCAAAGCAGCCTTAAAGCCAAGACATAATCTTAAAATAGCTCCAACATTACCAGGATCCTGGACTCCATCCAAAAGGACAATAACTTTTCTTTTTAAAAGATCGCTTAAGTTGTTTTGTGGTATTTTAGCCACTCCAGCTATTGGTTGCGGAGTTTGTACACTAAGTAGTTTTTTAAAATTTTTGGTGTCTTGTACTGTAAAAGAAAATTCTAGAAAATTCTTAGCTGCTTCAAGATTTTTCTTACCCTCCACTAAACAAAGACCTGTTGTCTGACGACCTTTTTTGGATAAAAGTTTTTTAATGATTTTTTCTTGTTTAAGAGTAATCATTATATAATGATCATTAAATATTAGAATATTTTCTCACAGCTACCAAGCTGGCCGCCATATTAACCAAAGCGGCAATAATAAACTGAACAGCAAAGAAGGTTGGGAAATTGGCAACAAAATAAGCGATGATGTTAAAGTCATATTCTAAAAAGAAAGTTTCTAAATAGGGTTGAAGAAGTGTTAGGAAGAAATAGAAAAGACCGGAAGCAATGATCATACCCAAAAGAGTATAAAGAAGACCTGAGATAAGGAAAGGAGCGCGGATAAACCAAGCTGAGGCTCCAACTAAACGCATAACTCCTATTTCTTGGCGATGAGTATAAATTGCTACTCTAATAGTGTTATAAAGCACCAATAAAGTAATAGCGGCAAAGATTAAGCTAATTACCAACCCAGCCTCACTGATTCTGCCTGTGATGGAGTTAATCTTATCCAGCATTACCGTATGATTATCAAAATTACGACTCTCAATAACCGGACTGGATAGATTATTAAGTTCAGCAATCAATTCATCATAACGATCTATGTCAAGGGGACG
This genomic window from Patescibacteria group bacterium contains:
- the mnmA gene encoding tRNA 2-thiouridine(34) synthase MnmA, with product MKRIEKITIKAKKPRVVVGLSGGVDSSVTAALLVEQGYEVIGVFMKNWSQDVGDFVCAWSEDLADARRVAQILDLRFYVWNFEEEYRQGVIDYFFREYKAGRTPNPDIMCNQEIKFKVFLSKAKEFGADYVATGHYARVVKKNEDYSLLKGRDNSKDQTYFLYTLKQEQLAKTIFPLGDLQKSSVRKLAKKFNLPTYNKPDSQGICFIGEVDIRALLKQRLKPKKGKIVYIDGSVLGEHEGAVFYTLGQRGGLELSGGPYYVVAKDMKKNLVIVSDNPQDPLLWRRECIVKDLSLTKERELPKKITAVIRYRHPAQEATVKRIDNKTIKLTFKEAQRAITPGQAAVFYDQDEVLGGGVIDRVL
- a CDS encoding superoxide dismutase, with protein sequence MSHTLPSLPYSYDALEPYIDARTMEIHHTKHHQAYVDKLNAALASYPDLADDPTEKLIADLEAIPEDIRQAVRNHGGGHVNHSFFWQLLKKNENGEPLEKLGQAINETFGSFDNFKKEFTNTALACFGSGWAWLSLDQENKLIIHSTPNQDSPLMIKMKPIIGLDVWEHAYYLNYQNKRPDYIAAFWNIINWEKAERNFEVANS
- a CDS encoding RNA-binding protein, with amino-acid sequence MAKKLYVAGISYDTNDDSLRNHFAQAGSVTSANVITDRMTGRSRGFGFVEMSSDDEATNAISMLNGKELDGRSLTVSEARPMADRPARPSNGGGGRW
- a CDS encoding PH domain-containing protein; the protein is MKQLDPKSVWLFFFNSLSGILLIPVVFIGMGLGVFGAILSENSEIIKSTDDGGSFYPIVLSYLWVAILVFLILLVISFMWARLSYNFYRYELTNDGFRKELGVIYKKYVTIPYDRIQNVDIYRGILARILGLSDLNIQTAGMSAGALSGRSLLSGGTAEGRLPGLSQADAEKLRDELIRRAKKNKSQGL
- a CDS encoding S8 family serine peptidase — protein: MLYRNLFMLALFGLLQLPAFFGSAEGVNGNVFKASLIDKLVENKVEYKEENSWLSKQLVKSKEYHYSSNSSLPSPSKSAVLDEVIVVFKPAKLDLKKPFAHSQAMSFASANSLTLLDSHSERNFVVYRIQDNKSLNDLISELSADPAVDYVQPNYRYDIFAEDPPNDTEFNRLWGLRNIGQSVNGITGTAGADIDILNAWELSGGEDIIVAVIDTGVAHQHPDLIGSMWDGTTCLSDTGAALGDCIHGYDFEDNDKDPAPTSSSHGTHIAGTIAAVKNNNTGIVGVAPQAKIMALKTALFTSEIVKAISFAEHNGAQVINASWGGTANDLTLRAAIESFDGLFVAAAGNRGLNHNSSPLYPCSYNLDNIICVAATDQNDALASFSDFGSVGVDLGAPGVNIYSTLGETVILNQSFEGITVPTLPAGWVAETNPLTWGTQQPGGSWGRALYGDINRNPYTGNVSNNLTLPVIDLSGADILGAVVEFRAQCDTQYDDEDWFDYMSLYFSSNGSSFTEIARWDEYTLDDDENPAGPSPIRWLEIGIAEQYLTANFTLRFRWTTDGSDNNYEGCIVDDLSIKKFTDGAGETYGFLNGTSMAAPHVAGAAALLWAKAPTASIDSIKELLMDGGDDLAALSGKTVSGKRLNAFTSLGMLEVNNPVITSPAAPVTVNASYYPIIGTAPAGSLVKAYRGETEVGRHLLGGEETDFFIITSLQEDSVNNISVIAENSFSGQSDPVVVPAITTDGNEPALPAPTLLNASAITALTQTSFTVQDNEGTQYVYLNPLGVLSSVTALNEPIVLNGTAGNNYSIRVMSRDGDGWHDGLEHSWFVLNQPTASPVAGTYTSAQSVTLTSAQAPKIRYTTNGSNPACVNSGSTYSSAISVGSSQTIRAIACDAQDNATAIASFAYTINIPPPPPPSGGENPPTVTNCTSVSYGAWGTCSTTGTQTRQVISQLPANCTLTNAQTAAMTQSCTIEPQEPEQPMQSQLDSCGTGNTLEQFSCEAGITGRSAEEIAAAVGMTRSLELEQSMASIRDKVVPEGTSNELRETILLFITYGTGSTKALGAGERGGVVNSFFAAHGRLPDKVSDWEDIMKLANGRWPATRNLVAEQRAVTGFNLVYKRNPDMNNPKDNAAVTIMAYGMRPVPRNTNSELAALSIYRSIFKNTPDRASYWDTLRAIAYSGAVR
- a CDS encoding prepilin-type N-terminal cleavage/methylation domain-containing protein; translation: MYKLLKNNTLKRNSQAFTLIELLVVIAIIGILVTLAVVSLNNSRAIARDAKRLNDLRSIANALEFYYVDNNSYPSSITPGEPIEANDIVYMSSVPSNPIPHTDGNCPNEEYRYTSNNLNYYSLISCLGSNTLNLPAGGIIVEAGGPIRSIGTLSGLIGWWRFEEGAGSVSYDLSGNGNNANLINNPLWVTSDCKRGSCLQFNGINQHLNLGNTEQFNFSNTSNFTMAIWVKKIANPPDGNVIGLFAKPNKYGLDYDFSSLNFRAGIRNGSDGQYQASYYNAQNTLNEWTHLVFVYESEKSDGLRLYSDGILRNSRTTIGLSPFYSAAPLFIASSSAAVGGTTRFLNGLVDDARIYNRALSSEEILQIYNSY
- a CDS encoding RNA methyltransferase — encoded protein: MITLKQEKIIKKLLSKKGRQTTGLCLVEGKKNLEAAKNFLEFSFTVQDTKNFKKLLSVQTPQPIAGVAKIPQNNLSDLLKRKVIVLLDGVQDPGNVGAILRLCLGFKAALVLIESADPSSPKVIRSSAGAFFAVPWLEIKREEAEETIKKINRLTYRLEAKPKAEFFNDRLLKKFSQETLLIAGSEGEGIKLKTKAPSLMIKHEKELESLNVAQALTIVLARLYNKE
- a CDS encoding permease-like cell division protein FtsX, which translates into the protein MFISFLRAVKFSLQDVVRNIWLSAVTVIILVLALFSVNLLLAVQVISQAAVDTVRDKIDISLYMKPEASESEVLALRGQINSLDNVREVVYVSKEQALEDFQARYHNSPEILEALREIGNNPLSASLAIRPLDIDRYDELIAELNNLSSPVIESRNFDNHTVMLDKINSITGRISEAGLVISLIFAAITLLVLYNTIRVAIYTHRQEIGVMRLVGASAWFIRAPFLISGLLYTLLGMIIASGLFYFFLTLLQPYLETFFLEYDFNIIAYFVANFPTFFAVQFIIAALVNMAASLVAVRKYSNI